CGGAAACAGACTTTCCCCGAAAGTGGGTGAGGAATTTACCGATTTAAATCAGGGAACAATAACAACGACCTACAGGTTTGAAGTACCTGAATCGATTGTAAGGTTCCTGCACCCTGATGATGAAGCCCGATTTTTGGGATGGGCGTCATATAACCTGACACCTGAATATCAACAGGGAAGATGGTGGAAACAATGGTTTGGATTAGGAGTTTCAGTTCCAATATGGAATAATGTGAGCCTTTGGGCACAGGGAAACCTCTATCCAGATTCATCACAGACAACAGCTGGTGATCCTGATTTTACATATGGATTCGGTTACTACGACTGGTCTCCCGGAGGATTTATTCTTGCCTTTAGCAGTTATGCTCCTAACGGTTTTCCGTGGGGAGATAGTAACAAAAAAGGGGACTTCATGGATGGAAGTGTATTTTTCGGATATAATCTTGATCTTGAGTCCATCTGGAATTTTTTCGCAGGCAAACCGAGTCTAACAAAATCAAAGCCAAGCAAAGCCCGTCCACCATGGGGACCGGGCTATATGGAATGGTGAGGATTAAATGAAACAACAGAATAAACTTGCCAGACTATTGCAAGTAACCGCACTTGTTACGGTATTATTTGCCCTGTGCGGGTGTAAACTGCATTCACGCTCAGCAAGTAGTGATGATATTTTCACATTCAAAATCGCTTCCGCGGAACCTTCTCCCAGACATGCCGTCGCAACAGGTAGCTTTTGGGAGCAAGAATCCCCTGCGGTTCTGTCTGAAAAAGATATGAACAGCGCAAAACAAGCATGGGCTTATTTCGAGCGCACAATATTTCCAGAAACCGGCCTACCTCAGGGAGCTGTCGGCAGCGACACCCTGACCATGCACAATATAGCCGGATACCTAGCAGCACTGACATGTGCTAAAAGGCTGGAAATAATAGATAGCATCTCTTTTCACACTCGCATGACCAAATTAGTTACATGGCTGAATTCCATGCAATTAAACTCAATGGGTACTCCCAATACTTTTTATAATGCTCGCACCGGGCAGATGATCCAAAATAATGGACAGCAAGGTGAGGATGGACATTCTGCAATCGACATTGGTCGCATGCTCATCTGGTTGCGCATTGTCCGTAACGAATACCCTACCCATGCCGCAGCAATAGACAGAGCGGTACTGCGCTGGAATTTCAGAAGATTGCTTGATGCCGAGGGACTCCTTTACGGAGCATATAAAGATAATTCAGGGCAACTTAATTCTTATAGGCAAGGCCGCTTAGGCCCATTACAATATGCGGCAAAAGGTTTTGCTTTATGGGGTTTCAATGTGAAAGCCTCTATGCGCACTGACCATTATTCGATGGTGACAATTAATGGAATTCTACTTCCATTTGATAACCGTCCTATCAAAGAAGCCGGACTCCCCCGCTCACAAGGTGAACCCTTTCAGATTGGAGCAGTTGTAACTGGCAGTAGCTTGCTTGGCGGAATGGAAATGGGATGGACATCCCCAGTCTACGAAATGGAAAACAATCTATGGCCTGAAGATGATACTTCCCGCCAACTTGCATCGGCATCTTTTGAAGTTCAACAATCCCGATACGAAGTAGAAGGACTACTGACAGCACGAACAGATCACAATCTTGATCACCCTCCATATTTTGTAATAGATTCAGTATTTGCTCTCGGGGAACCTTTTGCCACCATAGATAAATCAGGAAAGAGCCACCCCGAACAAGCGTGTGTTTCCACTGGAGCCACATTCCTACTTTGGGCCATGTTCAATACTCCATATACCGACCTGCTCATGAACGCAGTTCCTGATATGTTTGACAGTTACGGCGGATGGTATGCTGGTTATTACGAAGACAGTGGAATAGCGAACAAATCCATTTCATTAAATGACAATGCCGCCATCCTGGAAGCACTTGCTTTCGTCCATTCAGGCATACTTTATAGAGATTCAACCACACCCGGCTATTGGGAGCTTACTCTTAAAAACGAATCCTTTGAATCACAGGGACTTCCACCGTCGAAATTCCAAATTGAATTTCAACCACTGCTACCTTTGGCAAAAGCGGAGCCGATGCCATGAGAATAAAATTCATAAAATTAATTTCAACGGTTATGCTTCTCGCACTTGTAATTTCTGGTTTTTCAGCCATGTTTCCCGCAAATTCAGAAGCTGATTTCAAGCCAGCGGTTAAGCAGGTTCCAAGGCAAGGTCCGCTCACACCTAGAGAGCAAAAATGGGCAGAAACCGCATGGGATTACTTTAAAAACAATGTTAACCAGCAAACCGGACTCGCGGGAGCACAGCCGAACTACTCCCCTTTCACAATGTGGGATCTTTCAGCACATATAGCCGCAGTTGTTGCAGCCAAAGAGCTTGGAATTATTGACAGCAAAGATTTTGATTCGCGCATTAGAAAAATTGTTTCATGGCTGAATGTCATGGAACTTTTCAGAGGCGACCTGCCCAACCAATTTTACAGTGCGGACAACGGCGCAATGGTAGACTGGTCGAATCAACCTGGCGCACTGGGATGGTCAGCTCTAGATTTAGGCAGACTGCTTACGTGGCTGAAAATTCTAAAAGAACGCTACCCTGAATATGCAGAACAAATTGATAAATCGGTTATGCGCTGGAACTGGTCCAAGCTTATGGACCGTCAAGGTATTATGTTCGGGGCAAGTTACTATCAAAGGGACGCAAACAACCTGATCCACTACGCTGAAGGGCGGCTTGGATATGAAGAATATGCGGCCAGAGGATTCGGACTTTGGGGAGCAAACACAAAGACTGCTTCCAAAATTGATCCTTACTCCACCATAACCATCTACGGAGTTCCAGTTCCTTTCGATGCTCGGGACCCTGAAAATGAACATGCACCGAACTTTGTAGTGACAGAAAATTACGTTCTTGACGGGATTGAACATAACTGGGACCTACCCGGCGATCGTAATACCAATGTGAACCGCCACAGCGATCCCATGCAGGCTAAATTTGCTTGGAATGTATATAAAGCTCAAGAATCACGTTTTCTAAATACTGGAATACTTACTGCCAAAACTGAGGACGCGGTAGATAAGGCACCCTACTTTATCTACGACACAATTCTCGGACAAGGAATCCCGTGGGCAACTTTAAGCCACGAAGGAACCCCAATGCCGGAACTCTCCAGCCTAAACACTAAAGCAGCTCTTGGATTATGGGTTCTATTCAAATCTGATTATACTGACCTTTTGGCAGAGGTTGCCTCCACCATGTACGAACCGGGTAAAGGTTTCTACGTAGGACGTTATGAAAAAACAGGAAAACTTAATCATGCCATTACCCTGAACGGAAATGGTGTAATCCTCGAAATATTACTCTACAAAACTCAAGGAAAGTTGCTGAAATATAGTGATAGCAAAAGTTACTGGGATAAATTCTTTAAAAGTAACTCTCTGCCATCTAAAGCACTGCCACCGTGGAAATATCAACCTTACATAACCATACACAAATATGACCCTTGATGGAGATTTCATGATTCATCGTAAAGCCGCAATATTTCTAATTATGCTCTTTCTGCTTCCAATGCAGGCAGGGTGCGGCGCTATTTATGAAAATATAAAATGTGGGTTTTCTTCTCCTTATGATGAAAACGAACTCGTGCTGACGCAATGTAATATACTGTCCGATAGAGGACAGCTCTTTGCGGAAGTAGCGTGGACATATTTTGAAAAAAACTACAATACTGGAACCGGGCTGGTAAACGCGGCCGAAAACTATCCTTACACTTCCGTTGGAGAAATTGCGGCCTATCTTTCCGCCATGATTTCAGCGCATCGCATGAATATTCTGGATGAAAGATCTTTCTGCCAACGGGTAACTAAACTGATTGAATGGCTTAATGCCATGGAGCTTTATGCCGGAGAATTACCCAACCTGATTTACAATACCAATACAGGACGCATGGTCGGGTTTGACATGAAACCGGGTTCAGCCGGATTTTCCGCACTGGACATAGGACGGTTACTCACATGGCTAAAAGTTTTAAAATCAGAATACCCACTTTTTGCGGAAGGTATAGACCGCGCAGTATTGCGTTGGAATTTTTGTCTTGCCATATCAAGTGATGACACACTTCGAAGCGGGCGCACTGTAAACGGAAAAACAGAATTTATTTACGAAGGCAGGCTTGGCTGGGAAGCATACGCCGCAAGAGGATATGAATTATGGGGACTTAATGTCCGCTCTTCTGTGCCGTCTCCACTTCGCTATATAGAAATTTACGGATACAAAATGCCATATGATCCCCGGAGTTCTATCTCCACGGGAGTACCAGTATATCTAACATCCACACCTTTTTTACTTGAAGGTATGGAGTTCGGATTCTCTGATACTGGAATGCCGGAAGGTCACCCAACAGGAGATGACTCTCTTGAAAGATCGGAAATAGCTAATGGCGTTTATAAAATCCAAGAAGAACGCTATCGCCGCGAGGGCATAATGACTGCCAGAAGTGAAAACGGCGTAGATAAACCACCATACGCAGTCATCGGAACCATCACGGCAGAAGGAAAGCTCTGGCCGACCATTTCACGATCAGGAGAAATGAATTATGATCTGGCTGTTTTTTCGACCCGTGCAATTTTCGGGATGTGGTCGCTGTGGGACACAGAATACACAAACTTCATCATGGCTGCGGCAGCCTGCTGTTTCTTTGAGGAAGGACGAGGATGGCTTGAAGGACGATATGAAAAAAATTGGAGAATCAATAGGGTCATTGTGCTTGAAACAAATGCCATGGTTCTGGAATCTTTGCTTCATAAGCTTACAGGTCCGCTAGTGAGGGTTACTAAAGAACCAAGTTTCATTGATTTTTACATCCGCAAGGAACTACCAATGAGTGATTATCCTAGATGTTTACCGGGCAGAGAAAGAGAGGATTCATAACATGAAATCTTTCCGCATTCTGACAATAACCTTCGCTATATGCTTGATGAGTGCAATTTCAGCAATGGCAGCTTTCGACGGACTGGGCCAGCTAGTTTCCAGCCCGACATTTGCTGAAGCGGTTGCCCTCTATAAAAATGGAAAATTTGAGCCATCAGCCATGATTTTACAAGATCTTGCTGAAAATATGAGAGGACTCTCGCCGGAAGTTAGCGGAATAGTCTTCGTAATGGCCAGCCGCGCAGCAGAAAACTCCGGAAACGCAAGAGCCTACGAATCTTGGGGGATGGCCACAGCTCGCTTTGCGAGAGCCGGAATGTCGTGGAATGAAGTCCGAAAAAACCTAGATCAACAACTTGAAATGGCTAGACTCGGGGCCGCCGGACCTGCGGCGGTAGGAGCAGGACAATCGCCCGGATTTGCTGGCCCGGCAGTAAGTCTTCCGCCAGAAGCAGGACGTATGGCTACAGCGTGGGAATTGTTCGGTCTAAAAAACTACATTAGACCCTCCACCGGACTGCGCAGAGAAAAAACAGCCGATCAAATATGGAACAACATGGGTGATGCAGGACAAGGCCCTGTTACAGTTATTCCTTATTCTGAAGGAGTATGGGGACAAGCTTCGACTAACAGTCCACAACCGAATCTAAACATATCCGGCAGAACCAATCTGCCAATTGTAAAAAAGACCGCAGTGCCCAGAAATCACAGCTCAGCCGCAGCAGCCGCGACAATAGCGGCGGCCAACGATTCAACAAACTCGAAACCCGAATTAAATGAGACCTACCGTGATGCAGCTAGACTCGCATGGAGCTATTTCCAGCGAAATTACCAATCTTCAACAGGATTATACAACGGGCTGGATCTATACTCAGTTACCACAGTCTGGGAAATTGGATCTTCACTTGCCGCACTTAACGCCGCCTATGAATTAGAACTTATAAGTGGTGATGAATTTAAGCAGCGTGCAGGATTAATGCTTCAAACGCTATCATCCATGGATCTGTATAACGACGAATTGCCGAATAAGCTGTATTTTGCCGAGTCAGCAAGAATGATTGGTGAAGATCAAAAGCCAACTTCATCTGGCATTGGGTGGGTCGGCCCAGATGTAGCAAGATTATTGTTATGGCTCAAAAAAACAGCAATACTACATCCAGAATTTAAACCTGCCATAGAAAATATTTTTAATAGAATGCGCACAGAGAGGCTCGTCACAAACGGGTTGATCTACAGCATGAATGTTTATGCAGGAAAGGAAATTACAACGGTTGTAAATGGGTTCGGTCATGGCTCTTATGCAGCTGAAAGCTTAAAAGTTTGGGGCCTCAACGCATGGTCTTCAAGTGATTACCGCAAAACTCTAGGTTACAAAAACATGCTGGGAGTAAAGGTTCCATATGATAAATCTGTAAAATCTCTCCTTTCTTCAAAACCCTTTGTGTTAACCCTTATGGAATTTGGAAAAACAGGAAACGAACAAGATAAACTTATAAGGCGCATCTATGAAGTACAGAAAGCTCGCTACAATAAAACAAAAACAATTACCTGTGTAAGCGATGGAAGGCTGGACCGCGCTCCGTGGTTTGCTACCAGTGCAATAATAGCAAAAAACGGTAAAAAAACGTGGCAATGTATTAGCCCGTATTCCGATAAACCTATTAATCTATTCTGGTCATCGACCGCCATGGCTTTCGGATGGGACGCTCTATACAACACGGCCTACACACGCATGCTAATCGAAAACCTATCCCCTCTTAGTGAGCAAGGTAAGGGTTTTTATTCTGGGAAGTATGACACAGCAGGTGCAAACAAAGCCATCACACTCGAGACCAATGCTCTAATTCTTGAAGCCGCCATGTACAGAAAAATGTCCGGAACTATCACGCCTACGCCAATTAAAAATCGGAAATAGGGAGAACTGCCATGAAATTCATTAAAATTCTAATCCTTGCAGCTATTTTAAGCCTAGCCGCGGCCTGCGCGAAAACCCCTACCCCCGAAAATCCGGCATTACTTACAATTTTTGGCGACGTTAACCGCGTCTTTAGCGAGAACAGCAAAGACCTTGGAACATTGAATGACTTTATGTCTATCCATCCTGAAATTAAAGTTAAAGTTATCCCCGAATATGATGAATGGCAAATCCATGAAAAATCTATGAAAATAATGAAAGATCCTGCGGCAGAACAACCAGACATAATAGAAATGCCGGGTAGCTGGGTTGCGGATTTTACACATGACAATCTTCTTCTACCAATCGGATCATGGTTCAACAAGCTCTCACCCACTGATCGTTCTGACTATCTGAAACCACTTATTGCCGGATACTCCAAAGACGATGAACTTTACGGTCTTCCGGCTCTAGTCGGATTACAATATCTATACGCCCGCAAGGACCTCCTCCCTGAATCAGGAGTACCACACACACTTGATGAACTGATCGCTACTTCTAGATTTATAAAAGAGAAGTTCGGGATTCAAGGCATTATATTCCCATCTAAAGGTCTTAACCTTTATAAATTTTACTACACTCTACTTCAAATTGAGCTACATGGACAAAAATCGGCAAACAGGCTTGAAGCTCACACATCAGCTTACAAAAATTTTACTATACTGGTGAGGGAAAATCAGCCCGACTACGATAAATATGACCATACCACTGCTGAGGGAGAATTTCGCTCAGGACGCGCAGGATTATCTATAAACGGTAACTATGTATGGTTCCTTTTAAGCCAAAGCGCTGAAGTGGGCTTTCCAGTTCACCCGAAAGATGTGCTTGTAGACTTTCTGCCCGTTGCTAACGAATCAGACCGTAAACAGAACTATATCTGGACCAGAGGGTATGCCGTTAACAATAGAACCAAGCACCCAGAACAGGCACTACAGCTATTGAAGTTCCTTACTTCTCAACGCTCTGACTTCTACCGCCTAAAAAACAAATACATACTCCCTGCCCGCAAATCCGCCGCCGTATACGGAGCAAATCTTCCAGCCATGAGCCCTAAACCGGCACAAGCCATGTATGAACAAGGCGAACAGGCTCCGGAAATAGTCAAAGTCAATCAATCTACTCCCGGATGGTACGGAGCAGCCAGCGCAACTCTTGAACTTTTAAAAGAGTCTCTAGCTAAAGACATTGCACCTGAATCCGTAGCTGAAAGAATGATACAGATCGAGAATGGTCTTGCAAATAAATAAGGAGCTGTCATGAATGACAAAGCCAAACACATAGACCTTGCATTATGGGCAATAATGTTACTTGCCACGATCCTGAGGCTTTACTCCATCGGTGATGAAAGTCTTTGGATAGACGAAGGACAGACCGTTGCTTATGCAACAAAATCCTTCAGCGGTATCATTGAATACTGCGCTCGAGACGTTCACCCTCCGCTCTACCTTTTCATCATGCACATATGGACCGAGCTTTTCGGAATATCTGAAACAGCTCTACGACTACCCTCCGCAATCTTCGGAGTTATTGCCGTCTTCTTGACTTTCAAGGTCGGCGAAAAACTCATGAGTAGAAACGCCGCACTGCTTGGAGCTCTTTTCCTTGCAGTCTCATATATGGGTATAAATTTCTCGCAAGAAGCTCGCAGCTACACCATACTACTTAGTGCAATTTTACTTGCCTGCCACGGACTGCTTCTTTTTATAGATAATCCAAGTCGCAAAAACTTTTTATACTACGCTGCAAGCATCGCCCTGATGCTTTACATCCATACTTTCACAGCCTTTATAATTTTATTTCATCAATTATACTTCATAACTAAGTTTACAATCACCCCGGGTCAGCGAATTAAACGACTGGTCGGTTGGATAAGTGTAAATGTTGCGGCACTCATAATTTTCAGTCCGTGGCTGTACTTTCTAGTCAAACAGGTTTTAGCCAAGCTGGGTGGGGAAGGCCCGGGATCATGGGTTCCTGCCCCTGATCTATTCACAGCATGGCGAACATTCGTACAGCTAGCAGGTGGAACCGCACCACTTGCAGCAGTAGCATTCGCTCTAATTCTCTGCCTGATCTCCATCATAATCCCGTCACTTCGACGTATGGTAAAAGACTCCATCCAAAACCAGACAAACAATTCCATGACCGGACTTTTCCTAGGATTATGGTTTACCTGCGCGGTTGCCACTCCCTTCGTATTTTCTCTAATTCTCTCGCCAATTTATGTAGAACGTTATGCGATCCAATTCTTACCCGGATTCTGCCTGTTTGTAGGACTTGTCATAACTCGTATAGCTCCACCAGCACTCAAAGTAGCTGCCCTATGCCTTTTTCTCACGGCCACAACGCATGGATTGTGGCTCTACTACTCATCATATGACAAAGAGCAGTGGCGGGAAGTTGCACAATACGTCAAAGAAAATGTAAAGCCCGGTGAAGCTTTGGTCCTCAGCGCTCCATGGATATATGAACCTTTCGTGTATTACTTCGGAGATGACGGAGATCCTAAAATAATCCCTGCTTTCAGTCATGTAGATTTAAAAAAAGAAACCCAAAATTTTGATAATATATGGCTCATTCAGGCCCATGAATTCTTTTCAGACCCCGATGGACAAGTGCCTGCTTTTCTTTCAGAAAGACGGTTAATAAAGAAGCATAAAGACTTTAAAGAAGGAATTAAAACCAACCCGATATTAGTTCACTTCCAGTCAATCCGAGTAACCAAATATGACGCAGGAAGGATGCAGGATTACCTTAGAAAAGGAAATGCGGTAGAAAATCTTGCTTCTTCTGAACAAGAAAGCATGTTGGTAACATGGCTACCGGATAGTCTGATTATCGAACAGTCAGGCTTTAATATTGCAAACAAAAACAACTCCACTGTAATAAAATCTGGATCAGACACACGGCTACGCTACAGATTCGATTCTCCCGTAAAAATTGGAGAAGGTGCTATATCGTTCAGAATTCTACCGCAATGGAAAGTCGAGAATGAAAAGTACATGCTGTTAATGGCAAAAGGTCCTAAATGGGACAAAGGATCTGTTTTTCTGGAAATGTCTCCAGAAAAGACACTCAGGGCCCTCTTTTTCAAAGATGGATTCACAGGTATGGTGGAAGGCCAGCCTATCGAATTGTCAAAAAATCAGTGGCACAATATTACGATAGACTGGAACAGAGCGTTCGCTTCTATTTATGTTGATGGCAATATTTACGCAAAAGCCGACCTTCCTGTTCCATTTCAATCTGACTTCAAAACGCTGCACCTAGGTGCAGACCATCAGAACCAGTTCCCCGCTCTCGGTGAATATGACGACCTGATGATATTCGACACACCTCTATCCGCGGAGGATGCACATAAATTGTATACTTCTGGTTCAGGCCGTCCGGCATACTGGTATGATCTTGATTTGCAAGGAAGAAGAAGCAGCACGGAAATGGGTAAAGGATTCAGCTCGGGAGAAGATCAGTTCTTCACTTCCGTAACACCGAAAAGCATAGATAATAAAAACGCGGAAGGAAGTGCGTCTTTCACCTTCACTCCAGATTGGTCCGCTGGCGACAATAAGCAAAGGATGCTCTTAGGTTTTTACGGGAAAGCATGGAACATGGGATCAATGTTTTTAGAGAAAACATCAAAAGATTTTCTGCAACTTATTAGATGGGAAAAAGGAATCCCTACATGCGTGGTTGGGCAGGAAATACCTGACTGGAAACAAAACGAACCCCATAAGATTTCCATCTCATGGAGCAAGGCTGGTATATCTATGACATTGGACGGGAAAACGTTCAGCTCCGCTTGTTCACCAAATTCGGAAGCAGGGTTTGAATCCCTGACAATTGCGAATGATGGTAGCGGAAATATTCCAGCTATGGGACGATTTGAAGATATTAGGATTAATCCATAAATACACTACTAAACAGGAGTTTATCTGCCCTCAGTAAACTTAACTACCATTAGAAGAAATGAGTAATTTGCTAAACTCCGCAAAACCTTTTCCTCCCCGATTGTCAGTCATGTATGTCGGGTGTTTTGTAAAATTTTTAAAGTCCAGTATATTAGCCACCCCAATCGAATTAGGAAAATATGTAAACATAGATTCGTCATTAGGAGAATCACCAATATATACGACTTCATCAATAATTGATTTCAAATCTTCATCAAATATCTCTTTAAACATCAGGTGTGTGGTTGTAAGTTTGCTATAATCTCCACACCAGACGTTAACATGGATTGAACTGATATTACCTTGAAAACCGGCCTCAGTGAATATCTTAAGGACCTTTTCAGCATCTGCTTCAGGCAGTGGAGGCACGTCTTCACGGAAATCTATAGCAAGGTCAGTATCACGGTATGGCTGGTCTGCGGCTAAAGCACAGCCCGGGACGGCATCTAGAGCTTTCTGACACAAAGAATCTAGCCGCATCCTATCTTTTAAACGTGTACCTTTTTCGCGCACATATCTTCGGATCATACGCTTTTCTCCATGGTCATAGCGGAAGTAAAACGCCCCGTTTTCACCGATAATACCTTCTACAGGCCACATGCGGGCCATGTGATCACACCAACCAGCAGAACGCCCTGTGACTGGAACAACTTTTCTGCCACTATCGCGTAGCGCTGCGAGCGCTGCGAACGTTTTAGCCTCTAAGCTTCCGTTGTCCGTAAGAGTGTCATCTATGTCTGTAAGAACATATCTGGTCTTCTGCCGAACGGAAATAGGCATTGTCTCTAAGCTATGCATCTCTCCCACTCCATTATGTATATGTAGCTGTACTATTTTGAATCAGATAAGGTCTTTAGTTGACAATCATAAACATAGTAACCATTATTAATAATAATGAAAACCTCTTTATATTATATTAAGGGTATTAACGTTTATTCTTTCTTTTTTCATATAACAGTCTTCCATGTTATTAGTTAAGCTAATTATGTACCGGTAATTAATGTTTAGTAATTTTCACGGATTTGAGCGAGAAATGTATATGCAACAGAGTGAAAAGCTAGGAAAAGAAGCCACAGCCCGCCAAACTAGAGCTGCGCTTCTACATAGACTTATCATTGAAAGCCCATATCATAAGGGTTTAGAGTGTTATCAGGAAGATATTATCAGAGTGGCGGAAAGCCATGGCCAGATAATTCAGACCCTCGACACTCTGCATGAATTACAGCTTGGTAGATCGTCAGGATTTCGCCAAGAGACAAGCACCCGCCCTTCCTTAAAAATTATTAACGAATTTTTGGAATATATTTTTTTCTCTACTCCTGAAACATACAGGAGAATTTCCGGTGGGGAATAATTCTTATGATGTCTGCGTGATCGGCACTGGAGCCAGTGGGGGAATTCTGGTCAAGACGCTGGTAGATAGCGGATTGAGAGTGATTTCAATCGAGCAGGGAGGAGCTCTGCCAGAAGGGTACTTTGCTAAGCCCGACAACTCTGTGGACAGAAATTTCGATATACACCCAGAAGCTAGCTTCCCAATTGATCCCCATGCCTTCGCTTTTCACAATAAACTATACGCGACTCGAGAACAGCTCTCTTCGTATCCCGACATGCCGAATAGCTTTCGCCAATTTCAAATTTTTGCCATGGATGGCCTCACCAACCTCTGGAATGGAGTGGCCGTTCGTTTCTCCGATGAAGATTTTCGTGATTGGCCCATTTCGTACGAAGATCTCAGCCCACACTACGACGCTGTTGAAAAACTTATTCGAGTTTGCGGAACCTGCGAAGGATTAGAAGAATTGCCGGACGGTGATTTTATTCCTGCAAAGGATCTCCGCCCACCGGATATACTAGTTAGAGATGCCTGCCGGAACATGAAAAATCCTAACCTGCGTGCCATAGCCAATCGCAAAGCAGTTGAAACCCGTCCAGATCGCCTTGACTGCTGCAAAAACACAGGCAGTTGTCTTTCAGGCTGTCCGCATAACTCCGTGTATAAATTTTCCACCCGGTTGCTGCCCGAAATACAAAAGTCGGATAATTTTGAGATTAAACTGCACAGCAAGGCCGTGCGGCTTAATTGTTCTGACAATGGCGCCGTTAATGGATTGGAAATTCTAAACACAAAAACAGGTGTAAAAGAGACCATTTCAGCCAAAACTTATGTATTGGCCACCGGAGCTCTGGAAACGCCTCGTATTTTATTTAATTCCGCCACAGCAAAACACCCCGAGGGACTTGCCAATTCATCACAACTACTCGGTACAGGGCTACAGGATAACCCGAAAGTCCTGCTTACTACCTCTCTATGGAAATTGTGGGGATCACAGAAAAGGTATCTGCAGGGATTCGGAGACCACCTCCTGCTATTGGCGCGACCCAAAACAGCTGAAGGAAAATCTTTTCGTTGCATAGGACAACTGGTGCACCAACTACCGGAAGTACCGCTGTATCTTTCAAAGATGAAATGGTGCCCCGCAAAGATTAAGCCCTGGCTGGCCCGACAGCTGTTCCGAAG
This DNA window, taken from Maridesulfovibrio frigidus DSM 17176, encodes the following:
- a CDS encoding ABC transporter substrate-binding protein; translated protein: MKFIKILILAAILSLAAACAKTPTPENPALLTIFGDVNRVFSENSKDLGTLNDFMSIHPEIKVKVIPEYDEWQIHEKSMKIMKDPAAEQPDIIEMPGSWVADFTHDNLLLPIGSWFNKLSPTDRSDYLKPLIAGYSKDDELYGLPALVGLQYLYARKDLLPESGVPHTLDELIATSRFIKEKFGIQGIIFPSKGLNLYKFYYTLLQIELHGQKSANRLEAHTSAYKNFTILVRENQPDYDKYDHTTAEGEFRSGRAGLSINGNYVWFLLSQSAEVGFPVHPKDVLVDFLPVANESDRKQNYIWTRGYAVNNRTKHPEQALQLLKFLTSQRSDFYRLKNKYILPARKSAAVYGANLPAMSPKPAQAMYEQGEQAPEIVKVNQSTPGWYGAASATLELLKESLAKDIAPESVAERMIQIENGLANK
- a CDS encoding glycosyltransferase family 39 protein, with amino-acid sequence MNDKAKHIDLALWAIMLLATILRLYSIGDESLWIDEGQTVAYATKSFSGIIEYCARDVHPPLYLFIMHIWTELFGISETALRLPSAIFGVIAVFLTFKVGEKLMSRNAALLGALFLAVSYMGINFSQEARSYTILLSAILLACHGLLLFIDNPSRKNFLYYAASIALMLYIHTFTAFIILFHQLYFITKFTITPGQRIKRLVGWISVNVAALIIFSPWLYFLVKQVLAKLGGEGPGSWVPAPDLFTAWRTFVQLAGGTAPLAAVAFALILCLISIIIPSLRRMVKDSIQNQTNNSMTGLFLGLWFTCAVATPFVFSLILSPIYVERYAIQFLPGFCLFVGLVITRIAPPALKVAALCLFLTATTHGLWLYYSSYDKEQWREVAQYVKENVKPGEALVLSAPWIYEPFVYYFGDDGDPKIIPAFSHVDLKKETQNFDNIWLIQAHEFFSDPDGQVPAFLSERRLIKKHKDFKEGIKTNPILVHFQSIRVTKYDAGRMQDYLRKGNAVENLASSEQESMLVTWLPDSLIIEQSGFNIANKNNSTVIKSGSDTRLRYRFDSPVKIGEGAISFRILPQWKVENEKYMLLMAKGPKWDKGSVFLEMSPEKTLRALFFKDGFTGMVEGQPIELSKNQWHNITIDWNRAFASIYVDGNIYAKADLPVPFQSDFKTLHLGADHQNQFPALGEYDDLMIFDTPLSAEDAHKLYTSGSGRPAYWYDLDLQGRRSSTEMGKGFSSGEDQFFTSVTPKSIDNKNAEGSASFTFTPDWSAGDNKQRMLLGFYGKAWNMGSMFLEKTSKDFLQLIRWEKGIPTCVVGQEIPDWKQNEPHKISISWSKAGISMTLDGKTFSSACSPNSEAGFESLTIANDGSGNIPAMGRFEDIRINP
- a CDS encoding HAD family hydrolase, which produces MHSLETMPISVRQKTRYVLTDIDDTLTDNGSLEAKTFAALAALRDSGRKVVPVTGRSAGWCDHMARMWPVEGIIGENGAFYFRYDHGEKRMIRRYVREKGTRLKDRMRLDSLCQKALDAVPGCALAADQPYRDTDLAIDFREDVPPLPEADAEKVLKIFTEAGFQGNISSIHVNVWCGDYSKLTTTHLMFKEIFDEDLKSIIDEVVYIGDSPNDESMFTYFPNSIGVANILDFKNFTKHPTYMTDNRGGKGFAEFSKLLISSNGS
- a CDS encoding GMC oxidoreductase encodes the protein MGNNSYDVCVIGTGASGGILVKTLVDSGLRVISIEQGGALPEGYFAKPDNSVDRNFDIHPEASFPIDPHAFAFHNKLYATREQLSSYPDMPNSFRQFQIFAMDGLTNLWNGVAVRFSDEDFRDWPISYEDLSPHYDAVEKLIRVCGTCEGLEELPDGDFIPAKDLRPPDILVRDACRNMKNPNLRAIANRKAVETRPDRLDCCKNTGSCLSGCPHNSVYKFSTRLLPEIQKSDNFEIKLHSKAVRLNCSDNGAVNGLEILNTKTGVKETISAKTYVLATGALETPRILFNSATAKHPEGLANSSQLLGTGLQDNPKVLLTTSLWKLWGSQKRYLQGFGDHLLLLARPKTAEGKSFRCIGQLVHQLPEVPLYLSKMKWCPAKIKPWLARQLFRSYVTLAFFGPADRRRENRILPSSQKDSFGIPQVKVVYNESSHEQDMQQAMLELAGTILKKASATLLVKEKAGAGLGIHYAGTARMDLNSNQGVVDENLRCHDHPNLYICDGSVVPFLPEKHLTLTLMALAHRLGRHLAKTTFLK